GGACACCGGTCAGGGTCGTTTCGGCGGACTTCGTACCCTCGGGTGCCGGGGCGGCCCGGCGCGTGGCCGGTGCCGCCGGTCGTGCGGATGCTCCGTGCATGCTCCGATCGTGGGACTCTCCCGGCCTTGCGAAAAATGCATCCGCACCGCCATCCATACGCTGTAGTCATGCACGATGTGGAGTTGCGGCAGCTGCGCTGTCTCGTCGCGATCGTCGACGAGGGGACGTTCACCGACGCCGCCATCGCCCTGGGGGTTTCCCAGGCGGCCGTGTCCCGCACACTGGCCTCGCTCGAACGCGCCCTGGGCGTACGACTGCTGCGCCGTACCTCCCGCGAGGTGAGCCCGACCGGCACCGGTCTGCGTGTGGTGGCGCACGCCCGGCGGGTGCTCGCCGAGGTGGAGGGCCTGGTCCGCGACGCCACGTCGGGCCACGCCCGGCTGCGGATCGGATACGCCTGGTCGGCGCTCGGCCGCCACACGCTCGCCTTCCAGCGGTCCTGGCGGGTGCAGCACCCGGAGACCGACCTGCACCTCGTGCGCGTCAACTCGGCCACGGCCGGCCTTGCGGAAGGGGCCTGTGATCTCGCGGTGATGCGCAGGCCGCTGGACGACCGGCGCTTCGAGTCGGCGATCGTCGGGCTCGAACGGCGGCTGTGCGCCATGGCCGCCGACGATCCGCTGGCCGGGCGCCGCTCGGTGCGACTCGCCGACCTCAGTGGACGCACCCTCCTGGTCGACCGCCGCACCGGCACCACGACCGCGGACCTGTGGCCGGTGGACGCCCGGCCCGCCACCGAGGACACGCACGACGTCGACGACTGGCTGGCCGCGATCTCCACCGGCCGCCGCATCGGCGTGACAGCGGAGTCCACCGCCAACCAGTACTCCCGGCCCGGCGTCGTCTACCGGCCGGTGCGCGACGCCGAGCCGATCGCCGTACGGCTCGCCTGGTGGCGGGACGATCCGCACCCCGCCGCCCAGGCCGTGATGGAGCTGCTCACCTCGCTCTACCGCACGCACTGAGGCCCGGCGGCCGCGCGGACCCGCCGGGCGACGGAAGCCGAACGGGGATCAGCCGGAGGCCTTGCGGCGGAGCGCGAGGGAAACGGGACTTCATGGTCGGCGCGAGCGGTGGCCAAGGCGGCCGTCGCGGCCAGTGACGAGCAGCTGGCCGAACTGGCCGACCTGGGCGCGGGATGACCAAGGCCGTCGCCGACGGCGAGCCGGTGACGTACTCCGAGCTCAACCAGGAACTGCACGACCGGATCAGGCAGTTCTCCGGCCAGCAGACGGCCGTGGAACTGCTGGAGCGGCTCAACGCACAACTGGTCCGCCATCGCTTCCAGTTGGCGCTGCGGCCGGGACGCCCGCAGCACTCCCTGAACGAGCACCTGGCCATGATCGAGGCAATTCGGGCCAGGGATCCGCAGGCGGCCGAGGCGGCCGTCCGCGCCCACCTCACCAGCGTGATCGAGGCGCTGCGCGACTGACGCGAGCGAGGCGGGCGCGCACGCGCCCGCCTCCCCCAAACTCTCGGCTTCCCCACTCCCGGCTTCGCCCGAGCGGGGGACCCCCGTGAGCGGACGGCGTCGAGCGGGACGCCGCAGGAGCTGGTCGCGACGCACTGACGGGCGCCGCGCACTGAGGGGCACGATTGTTTCCCGGTACTGCGTCGAACGACGTTACGAAGGGCGCCTCCGTGGCCACCAGCCGGCACGTACCGGGAAGGGGGTGCCCGTGGCGCCCAAGGTGTGGCGCGAGCTGACGCTGCACGCCGGGAGGCTCGGCATCACGCCGCCCACGACCGGCGCGCGAGTCTGACAGCGCCCGCCCGAGGAGAGAGCCCGCCCGGGGGAGGGGAGGGCCGGGTGGTCGGGGTGTCCGGGTGGGGTCACGGCCGCCCCGGCCGTCGTACCGGGGCGCGCCGAGTCGTCCGCCCGGCTCATGGGGTGTCGTCGACGGCCTTGCGTACCTGGAGTGCCGAGTTCGCCCGGCTCATGGGGTGTCGGGCACCTCGGTGTCGACCGCCTTGCGTACCTGGCGCGCGATCAGGGCGTAGATCTCGCGGGCCTTCTCGTCGTCCGTGCCGTCGTACCCGTGATCGGCGCCGGGCACGTCGTAGTACTCGACCAACGCGCCCGCCTCGCGCAGCCGTTCGGCGTAGCGCTGTCCCTCAGCCTTGAGCAGGTCGTACTCCGCGGTGACGACCAGGGCCGGGGCGATACCCCTGAGGTCCGCGGTGTCCGACGGATGGGCGGGCGAGACCAGAGGGTCGGCACGCCGGCGCGGTTCCGGCACGTACGAGGTGTCGAAGACCTCCGCCATCCACGGGCGCAGCAGCGGCCTGGCGATGGCGGCGCGCTTGTCCTTGGCGCTCGTGGCGAGGTCGAGCGGGGGATAGTGGAGGACCTGGAGGGCGATCCCGGGCCCGCCCTCTTCTAGGGCCTGCCGTGCCACGGCCGCCGCGAGGCCGCCTCCGGCGCTCTGCCCGCCCACGGTGAGCCGGCCGCCGTCCCAGCCCTGCTCGGCACCGTGCTCGGCGACCCAGCGGACGATGTCGTACGCCTGACGGGGCGGGGCGGGAAACGGGTGTTGCGGTGCGACGACGTAGTCCACGTTGATCACGGCGACTCCCGCTTGCGCGGCGAGAGCGCGGCAGAACGGATCGTCCGTCTCCGTCAGCGGCATGACGTAGCCGCCGCCGTGGAAGTTGACGTGGACGGGGGGCGTGCCCTTGGTCCGAGGCAGGTAGACCACGACCCTGGCCGGGGCGACGGAGGTCGGTACGGTCAACTCACGCGTGTTGCGCGGAAACTCCGGCAGGCGGGCGAGTGAGGAGGCCCGGGAACCCCGTCCGGAGGGCCGTCGCTCGGCCATGACGGACAGACGTTGCATGGTCTTGGCGGCGAAGGCGGCCACCGCGGGCCGGGCCAGGACGGACATACGGCTCCGATCGGTCGAACGTGTTTCTCGTCGGCACCTGAATCATCAGGTTTCCTGGCGATCGATGGGGGGTGACGATACACGTTTCGGCCGTGGCCCGGCTACGGCTGCGGGGGCGGGTCATCGGAAGTTACTTGAGTTAGGCAACGATATGGTAAACTTGCTGTGTGCCCACTCCACAGCCCCCGTCGGCCCCCGCCTCGCCGGAAGTGATCGAGATCGAGCGCGCGCTCAACCGCATCACCTATTTGAGCACGCGCGCCCGACAGCACAACCACCTGATGGCTCTGGCCGGTGTGCCGCTGGACCGTGCCGCCGTGGCGCTGCTGCGGCAGATCGCCGACTCCGAGCCGCTGCGTCCGGGGGAGCTGGCCAACCGGCTCGGAGTCGAGGCCTCCCATGTGACGCGGCAGGTGCAGCAGCTGCAGAAGGCCGGGTACGTCTCCCGCGTGCCCGACCCCGACGACCGCCGCGCCCAGCGCATCGAACTCACCACGCTCGGTCAGCAGGCCATCGACCGCATCCGCGAGGCCGGCGTGAGGGGCATGCAGGTGGCTCTGTCCCGGTGGTCGCCCGAGGAGCTGCGGCAGCTCGCCACCCTCTTCCACCGCATGGTCGACGACTTCCTCGCCTACGCCGTCGACGAGGACGCCGTCCAGGAGATCCTCGCGGCCGCACGCCCCGAATCCTGACGTGACCCGGCGTCAGCCGGCCGTGGCGAGGAACTGGGTCGCGGCCAGTTCGGCGTAGAGCGGGTCCGCGGCGACCAGTTCGCGGTGCGTTCCGACCGCGCGGACGCGGCCCGCGTCCATGACGACGATCCGGTCGGCCATCGTCACGGTGGACAGCCGGTGCGCGACCACCAGCACCGTCGTGGACCGCGCCACATCCGCGACCGTGTCCCGCAGCGCCGCCTCGTTGACCGCGTCGAGCTGCGAGGTCGCCTCGTCCAGGAGCAGCAGACGCGGGCGGCGCAGCAACGCGCGGGCGATCGCGACACGCTGGCGTTCGCCGCCGGACAGCTTGGTCCCACGATGCCCGACCAGGGTGTCCGGACCACGGGGGAGCCGCTCCACCAGACCGTCCAGCCGCGTCGTCTTGAGCACGCCCTCCAGCTCCGCGCCGTCGGCCTCCGGATTGCCGAGAAGCAGGTTGTCGCGCAGGGAACCGGACAGCACGGGCGCGTCCTGCTCCACATAACCGATCGCGGCCCGCAGCGCGGACAGCTCCCACTCGGTCACGTCACGGCCGTCGAGCGTGATCGTGCCCGCCTCGGGGTCGTAGAACCGCTCGATCAGCGAGAACACGGTCGTCTTGCCCGCGCCCGAGGGGCCGACGAACGCGGTCATGCCCTGCGCAGGCACCGCGAAGGTCACGCCGTGGTGCACGTACGGCAGGTCGTCCGCGTACCGGAAGCGCACATCCTGGAAGGCGAGCGCGGCTGGCTGCGCACCGGGGGACGGCAACGGCGCGGGCCGCGTGGACGGTTCGGCCGGCAGGCGCAGCGCCTCCTGGATGCGGCTGAGCGCGGCGGCGCCCGTCTGGTACTGGGTGATCGCCCCCACCACCTGCTGGATCGGCGACATCAGATAGAAGACATAGAGCAGGAAGGCGACCAGCGTGCCCACGTCGACGGCGCCGGTCGCGACCCGGGCACCGCCCACCGCCAGCACGGTGATGAACGCGATCTGCATGGCGAGGCCCGCCGTGTTGCCCGCGGCCGCCGACCACCTGGCGGCCCGCACGCTCTGCCGCCACGACTCCTCGGCCGCCGCGTGGACGCCCTCCTCCTCGCGGTGTTCCGCACCCGACGCCTTGACGGTGCGCAGCGCGCCGAGTACCCGCTCCAGGGACGCGCCCATCGCGCCCACCGCGTCCTGCGCCTGCCGGCTCGCCCGGTTGATGCGCGGCACGATGACGCCGAGCACGGTGCCCGCCAGCAGGATCACTGCGAGCGTGACGCCCAGCAGCACCGCGTCGACCAGGCCCATCATCACCACCGTCGCGAGCAGCGTCAGCCCGCCGGTGCCGAAGCCGACCAGCGAGTCGGTGGTGACCTCCCGCAGCAGTGTCGTGTCGGAGGTGACGCGGGCCATCAGGTCGCCGGGTTCGGTGCGGTCCACGGCGGATATCCGCAGCCGCAGCAGATACGACGACAGCGCGCGCCGCGCACCGAGCACCACGGACTCGGCGGTACGCCGCAGCACGTACGAACCCAGTGCGCCCACCGCCGCGTTGGCGACCACCAGCCCCGACATGCCGAGCAGGGCCCGCGTGATGGGCCGGTCGTGCTCCAGGTCGTCGATCAGACCGCGGGCGACCAGTGGCAGAAGGAGCCCGGTGGCGCCGGTGGCCAGCGCCAGCAGCGCGCCCGTGAACAGCGACCACCGGTGCGGTCGTACGTAACCGAGGAGCAGCCGCCACGCGGGCGGCCCGGATCGCGGCTCTGCTTCCGTCTTTGTGATGCTCACGGCGTTCCTCGCGGGGTCGGGGGCGTTCAGCCTACGTCCGGCGTGTCATGCGGATGCCGTCCCCGTGCCTGTGCACGGACCGGTACTTGGCGTCGATCTCACTTCCGTCGCGCGGAATACGTGCAGAAGACGTGCCTGTCGAGCAAGGATCATGTGTGTGGGCCGCCGTGGCCCGCACCGGGCGCGCACCGCGCTCGCGCTTCACCGACGGAAGGCAGCACCACCATGGCTCAGGAAGTACGCGGCGTGATCGCCCCTGGCAAGGACGAGCCGGTTCGGGTCGAGACGATCGTCGTACCGGATCCGGGTCCTGGTGAGGCGGTGGTGCGGGTCCAGGCCTGCGGGGTGTGCCATACCGACCTGCACTACAAGCAGGGCGGTATCAGCGACGACTTCCCGTTCCTGCTCGGCCACGAGGCGGCCGGGATCGTCGAGTCGGTCGGCGAGGGCGTCACGGACGTCGCGCCCGGCGACTTCGTCATCCTCAACTGGCGGGCGGTGTGCGGCCAGTGCCGCGCCTGTCTGCGCGGCCGCCCCTGGTACTGCTTCAACACGCACAACGCGAAGCAGAAAATGACCCTCGCCTCCACCGGCCAGGAGCTCTCCCCGGCCCTCGGCATCGGCGCCTTCGCGGAGAAGACCCTGGTCGCGGCCGGACAGTGCACCAAGGTCGACCCGTCCGTCTCCCCGGCGGTGGCCGGGCTCCTGGGCTGCGGTGTGATGGCGGGCATCGGCGCCGCCATCAACACCGGAAACGTCGGCCGGGGCGACTCGGTCGCGGTCATCGGCTGCGGCGGTGTCGGCGACGCCGCGATCGCGGGATCGTACCTGGCGGGCGCGTCGAAGATCATCGCGGTGGACGTCGACGACCGCAAGCTCACCACGGCGAAGGAACTGGGTGCGACCCACGCCGTCAACTCCAAGGAGACCGACCCCGTCGAGGCGATCCGCGAGCTGACCGGCGGCTTCGGCGCCGACGTCGTCATCGAGGCGGTCGGCCGCCCGGAGACGTACAAGCAGGCCTTCTACGCCCGCGACCTGGCCGGCACGGTCGTCCTCGTCGGTGTTCCCACCCCCGAGATGAAGCTGGAACTGCCGCTCCTCGACGTCTTCGGGCGCGGCGGCGCCCTGAAGTCCTCCTGGTACGGCGACTGCCTGCCCTCCCGCGACTTCCCGACGCTGATCGACCTGCATCTCCAGGGCCGTCTGCCGCTGGAGAAGTTCGTCTCCGAGACCATCGCCCTGGACGAGGTCGAGAAGGCCTTCGAGCGGATGCACCACGGGGACGTGCTGCGCTCGGTGGTGGTGCTGTGATGGCCGCGCGCATCGACCACCTGGTCACCTCCGGCACCTTCTCGCTCGACGGCGGTACCTGGGAGGTGGACAACAACGTGTGGATCGTCGGCGACGACCGCGAGGCCGTGGTCATCGACGCCGCCCACGACGCCGACGCGATCGCCGAGGCCGTCGGCGACCGGCGGCTGCGTGCCATCGTGTGCACGCACGCCCACAACGACCACATCGACGCGGCGCCCGCGCTCGCCGACCGGACCGGCGCGACGATCTGGCTCCACCCGGACGACCTGCCGCTGTGGAAGCTCACCCACCCCGACCGCCTCCCCGACCGCTGGCTGGCCGACGGCCAGGTCATCGAGACGGCCGGCACGGATCTGACGGTTCTGCACACCCCCGGCCATGCGCCCGGTGCCGTCTGCCTCTACGACCCGGGCCTCGGCACGGTGTTCACCGGCGACACCCTCTTCCAGGGCGGCCCGGGGGCCACCGGACGCTCGTACTCCCACTTCCCGACGATCATCGCGTCGATCCGTGACCGGCTGCTGACCCTGCCGCCCGAGACGGTGGTCCGCACGGGGCACGGCGAGACGACGACCATCGGCGCCGAGGCACCCCACCTCGACGAGTGGATCACGCGCGGCCACTGACGAAAGCCACGGGCCTCTGACCGGAAAACCGGAAAGGGCGACAGAAGGTGTCCGGCTTTCGCGACATCCTCGATGCGAAATCGGTTCGAGGAGCGCGGAGGTCGGACATGTCGGGGCCATTGGAAGGCAAGATCGCACTGGTCGCCGGGGCGACGCGGGGCGCGGGACGGGGAATCGCCGTGGAGCTGGGCGCGGCCGGGGCCACCGTCTACGCGACCGGGCGCAGCACGCGTGAGCGGCGCTCGGAATACGACCGGCCCGAGACCATCGAGGACACCGCCGAGCTGGTGACCGCGGCGGGTGGGCGCGGCATCGCCGTGCCCACCGACCACCTGGTCCCCGCCGAGGTGCGCGCCCTCGTGGACCGTATCGAGGCCGAACAGGGGCGCCTGGACATCCTCGTGAACGACATCTGGGGCGGCGAGAAGCTCTTCGAATGGGACCGTCCCGTGTGGGAACACGACCTCGACAAGGGGCTGCACCTGCTGCGGCTCGCCGTCGACACGCACGCGATCACCCAGCACCACGCGCTGCCCCTGCTGCTGCGTCACCCCGGCGGCCTGGTCGTCGAGATGACCGACGGAACGGCCGAGTACAACCGCGAAACCTACCGGGTCTCGTTCTACTACGACCTCGCCAAGGCGTCCGTGCTGCGCATGGCCTTCGCCCTCGGCCATGAACTCGGGCCGCGCGGCGCCACCGCGGTGGCCCTCACCCCCGGCTGGTTGCGCTCGGAGCTGATGCTCGACCTGTTCGGGGTGACGGAGGAGAACTGGCGCGACGCCCTGGAGCGCGTACCGCACTTCTGTATCTCCGAGAGCCCGTACTACGTCGGCCGCGCCGTCGCCGCCCTGGCCGCCGACCCCGGCGTGGCGCGCTGGAACGGCGCGTCCCTCTCCAGCGGGCAGCTCGCCCAGGTGTACGGCTTCACGGACCGCGACGGGAGCCGCCCGGACGCCTGGCGGTATCTCGTCGAGGTGCAGGACGCGGGCAAGCCGGCGGACGCGACGGGGTACCGCTGACCGGATCCCCGGGAGCGCTCGGCATCAGGGCCGCACGGCGCCTAGGCTGGGCAACGATCACGTCGTCGGGGGCGACGGTGCCGTCACGCGGCCCATGAGCGGTCGTCGCCGGGCGGTCCGCGGTGCCCCGCCCCGCCCCGAGTGAAGGCAGGAGTCGCATGGAGTACGTGAAGCTCGGTTCGACGGGACTGGACGTGTCCCGCATCTGCCTGGGCTGTATGAGCTTCGGCATCCCCGACCGCGGCACGCACACCTGGACCCTTGACGAGGAGGCCTCCCGCCCCCTGATCCGCCGGGCGCTCGACGCCGGCATCAACTTCTTCGACACGGCGAACGTCTACTCGGACGGCACGAGCGAGGAGATCGTCGGCCGGGTGCTCGCCGAACACGCCCGCCGCGACGAGATCGTGCTGGCGACGAAGGTGCACGGCCGTATGCGGCCCGGACCCAACGGCGGCGGCCTGTCCCGCAAGGCGATCATGACGGAGATCGACCACAGTCTGCGCCGGCTCGGCACCGACTACGTCGACCTCTACCAGATCCACCGCTTCGACCCCGTCACCCCCATCGAGGAGACGATGGAGGCCCTGCACGACGTGGTCAAGGCGGGTAAGGCCCGCTACATCGGGGCGAGTTCGATGTACGCCTGGCAGTTCTCCAAGGCTCAGTACACGGCGCGGCTGAACGGCTGGACGCGGTTCGTCTCCATGCAGAACCACTACAACCTCCTCTACCGGGAAGAGGAACGCGAGATGCTGCCGCTGTGCGCCGACCAGGGCGTGGGCGTCCTGCCCTGGAGCCCGCTGGCGCGCGGGCGTCTGACCCGTGACTGGGACGACACCAGCGAGCGCAGCCGCACCGACGAGTTCGGCAGGCGGCTCTACCAGGAGGGCGACCGGGCGATTGTCGAGGCGGTGGCAGCGGTCGCCGCCGAACGGGGCGTCCCGCGCGCCCGGGTCGCCCTGGCCTGGCTGCTGCACCAGTCCACCGTGACCGCGCCCATCGTCGGCGTCACCAAGCCGCACCACATCGACGACGCGGTCGCCGCGGTCGGCATCGAACTCACCGACAAGGAGATCGAGGCACTTCAGGAGCCGTACACACCGCGCGCCATCAGCGGCCACTGACACCGCGTCGGGATACGGAAGGGGCGGTACGGTGCCCGTACCGCCCCTGCGCGCGAGGCCCCCGACGCGCCCGCGTCACCGAAGACGACGGTGAGCTGACGGGCGCCCCCGGGCCGTCGCACCC
The Streptomyces sp. CGMCC 4.7035 DNA segment above includes these coding regions:
- a CDS encoding LysR family transcriptional regulator — protein: MHDVELRQLRCLVAIVDEGTFTDAAIALGVSQAAVSRTLASLERALGVRLLRRTSREVSPTGTGLRVVAHARRVLAEVEGLVRDATSGHARLRIGYAWSALGRHTLAFQRSWRVQHPETDLHLVRVNSATAGLAEGACDLAVMRRPLDDRRFESAIVGLERRLCAMAADDPLAGRRSVRLADLSGRTLLVDRRTGTTTADLWPVDARPATEDTHDVDDWLAAISTGRRIGVTAESTANQYSRPGVVYRPVRDAEPIAVRLAWWRDDPHPAAQAVMELLTSLYRTH
- a CDS encoding alpha/beta hydrolase, with the protein product MSVLARPAVAAFAAKTMQRLSVMAERRPSGRGSRASSLARLPEFPRNTRELTVPTSVAPARVVVYLPRTKGTPPVHVNFHGGGYVMPLTETDDPFCRALAAQAGVAVINVDYVVAPQHPFPAPPRQAYDIVRWVAEHGAEQGWDGGRLTVGGQSAGGGLAAAVARQALEEGGPGIALQVLHYPPLDLATSAKDKRAAIARPLLRPWMAEVFDTSYVPEPRRRADPLVSPAHPSDTADLRGIAPALVVTAEYDLLKAEGQRYAERLREAGALVEYYDVPGADHGYDGTDDEKAREIYALIARQVRKAVDTEVPDTP
- a CDS encoding MarR family winged helix-turn-helix transcriptional regulator: MPTPQPPSAPASPEVIEIERALNRITYLSTRARQHNHLMALAGVPLDRAAVALLRQIADSEPLRPGELANRLGVEASHVTRQVQQLQKAGYVSRVPDPDDRRAQRIELTTLGQQAIDRIREAGVRGMQVALSRWSPEELRQLATLFHRMVDDFLAYAVDEDAVQEILAAARPES
- a CDS encoding ABC transporter ATP-binding protein, with translation MSITKTEAEPRSGPPAWRLLLGYVRPHRWSLFTGALLALATGATGLLLPLVARGLIDDLEHDRPITRALLGMSGLVVANAAVGALGSYVLRRTAESVVLGARRALSSYLLRLRISAVDRTEPGDLMARVTSDTTLLREVTTDSLVGFGTGGLTLLATVVMMGLVDAVLLGVTLAVILLAGTVLGVIVPRINRASRQAQDAVGAMGASLERVLGALRTVKASGAEHREEEGVHAAAEESWRQSVRAARWSAAAGNTAGLAMQIAFITVLAVGGARVATGAVDVGTLVAFLLYVFYLMSPIQQVVGAITQYQTGAAALSRIQEALRLPAEPSTRPAPLPSPGAQPAALAFQDVRFRYADDLPYVHHGVTFAVPAQGMTAFVGPSGAGKTTVFSLIERFYDPEAGTITLDGRDVTEWELSALRAAIGYVEQDAPVLSGSLRDNLLLGNPEADGAELEGVLKTTRLDGLVERLPRGPDTLVGHRGTKLSGGERQRVAIARALLRRPRLLLLDEATSQLDAVNEAALRDTVADVARSTTVLVVAHRLSTVTMADRIVVMDAGRVRAVGTHRELVAADPLYAELAATQFLATAG
- a CDS encoding S-(hydroxymethyl)mycothiol dehydrogenase, with the translated sequence MAQEVRGVIAPGKDEPVRVETIVVPDPGPGEAVVRVQACGVCHTDLHYKQGGISDDFPFLLGHEAAGIVESVGEGVTDVAPGDFVILNWRAVCGQCRACLRGRPWYCFNTHNAKQKMTLASTGQELSPALGIGAFAEKTLVAAGQCTKVDPSVSPAVAGLLGCGVMAGIGAAINTGNVGRGDSVAVIGCGGVGDAAIAGSYLAGASKIIAVDVDDRKLTTAKELGATHAVNSKETDPVEAIRELTGGFGADVVIEAVGRPETYKQAFYARDLAGTVVLVGVPTPEMKLELPLLDVFGRGGALKSSWYGDCLPSRDFPTLIDLHLQGRLPLEKFVSETIALDEVEKAFERMHHGDVLRSVVVL
- a CDS encoding MBL fold metallo-hydrolase, encoding MAARIDHLVTSGTFSLDGGTWEVDNNVWIVGDDREAVVIDAAHDADAIAEAVGDRRLRAIVCTHAHNDHIDAAPALADRTGATIWLHPDDLPLWKLTHPDRLPDRWLADGQVIETAGTDLTVLHTPGHAPGAVCLYDPGLGTVFTGDTLFQGGPGATGRSYSHFPTIIASIRDRLLTLPPETVVRTGHGETTTIGAEAPHLDEWITRGH
- a CDS encoding SDR family oxidoreductase; the encoded protein is MSGPLEGKIALVAGATRGAGRGIAVELGAAGATVYATGRSTRERRSEYDRPETIEDTAELVTAAGGRGIAVPTDHLVPAEVRALVDRIEAEQGRLDILVNDIWGGEKLFEWDRPVWEHDLDKGLHLLRLAVDTHAITQHHALPLLLRHPGGLVVEMTDGTAEYNRETYRVSFYYDLAKASVLRMAFALGHELGPRGATAVALTPGWLRSELMLDLFGVTEENWRDALERVPHFCISESPYYVGRAVAALAADPGVARWNGASLSSGQLAQVYGFTDRDGSRPDAWRYLVEVQDAGKPADATGYR
- a CDS encoding aldo/keto reductase yields the protein MEYVKLGSTGLDVSRICLGCMSFGIPDRGTHTWTLDEEASRPLIRRALDAGINFFDTANVYSDGTSEEIVGRVLAEHARRDEIVLATKVHGRMRPGPNGGGLSRKAIMTEIDHSLRRLGTDYVDLYQIHRFDPVTPIEETMEALHDVVKAGKARYIGASSMYAWQFSKAQYTARLNGWTRFVSMQNHYNLLYREEEREMLPLCADQGVGVLPWSPLARGRLTRDWDDTSERSRTDEFGRRLYQEGDRAIVEAVAAVAAERGVPRARVALAWLLHQSTVTAPIVGVTKPHHIDDAVAAVGIELTDKEIEALQEPYTPRAISGH